From the Scatophagus argus isolate fScaArg1 chromosome 21, fScaArg1.pri, whole genome shotgun sequence genome, one window contains:
- the pdk2a gene encoding pyruvate dehydrogenase (acetyl-transferring) kinase isozyme 2, mitochondrial produces MKFVRFIMKNASLASVPKHIEHFSKFSPSPLSMKQFLDFGSINACEKTSFVFLRQELPVRLSNIMKEINLLPDKLLTTPSVKMVQSWYIQSLMEILEFLDKNPDDYKVLGEFVDALVTIRNRHNDVVPTMAQGIIEYKEAFPQDPVTNQNIQYFLDRFYMSRISIRMLINQHTLIFDGTANPVHPNTIGSIDPHCQVGDVVQDAFHSAKMLCDQYYLRSPDLTLQEMSNKKNLPISIVYVPSHLYHMLFELFKNAMRATIETHENSNDLPPIQVRVSLGGEDLSIKVSDRGGGVPFRRIENLFSYMYSTAPAPQIGEHTRPPLAGFGYGLPISRLYAKYFQGDLQLYSMEGHGTDAVIYLKALSTDSIERLPVYNKTALKNYKVSQEADDWCIPSKEPLDLSNFKVAK; encoded by the exons ATGAAATTCGTTAGGTTTATAATGAAAAACGCCTCCTTGGCCAGTGTGCCCAAACACATCGaacatttttctaaattttcTCCTTCTCCGCTCTCCATGAAGCAATTCCTCGATTTCG GTTCCATCAATGCCTGTGAGAAGACCTCCTTTGTCTTTTTGAGGCAGGAGCTGCCTGTGAGACTCTCAAACATTATGAAAGAAATTAACTTGTTACCCGACAAACTGCTCACAAccccatctgtgaaaatggtgCAGAGCTG gtaCATCCAGAGTTTGATGGAGATCCTAGAATTCCTGGACAAGAATCCTGATGACTACAAAGTCCTGGGAGA ATTTGTCGATGCCTTAGTTACCATCAGAAACAGGCACAATGATGTCGTGCCGACTATGGCCCAAGGAATCATAGAATACAAAGAGGCTTTCCCCCAGGACCCGGTAACCAACCAGAACATCCAGTACTTTTTGGACCGTTTCTACATGAGCCGCATTTCTATCCGCATGTTAATCAACCAGCACA CTCTTATTTTCGACGGTACTGCCAACCCTGTCCACCCAAACACCATTGGGAGCATTGACCCTCACTGTCAAGTGGGAGATGTAGTCCAGG ATGCCTTCCACAGTGCCAAGATGCTGTGTGATCAGTACTATCTCCGCTCCCCTGATCTGACACTACAGGAGATGAGCA ACAAGAAGAACCTTCCAATCAGCATCGTGTACGTGCCCTCCCACCTGTATCACATGCTGTTCGAGCTCTTTAAG aATGCCATGAGGGCCACCATTGAGACCCACGAGAACAGCAACGACCTCCCGCCCATTCAGGTCCGGGTGTCTCTTGGAGGCGAGGACTTGTCGATCAAG GTGAGCGACAGGGGTGGTGGCGTCCCCTTCCGAAGGATCGAGAACCTTTTCAGCTACATGTACTCCACCGCTCCTGCTCCACAGATAGGCGAGCACACACGGCCTCCGCTG gcTGGCTTCGGCTACGGTCTGCCCATCTCTCGTCTCTATGCTAAGTACTTCCAGGGGGACCTGCAGCTCTACTCCATGGAGGGCCACGGCACTGACGCTGTCATCTACTTGAAG GCGCTGTCCACAGACTCCATCGAGAGGCTGCCGGTGTACAACAAAACTGCTCTGAAGAACTACAAAGTGAGCCAAGAGGCTGACGACTGGTGTATACCCAGCAAAGAGCCCCTCGATCTGAGCAACTTTAAGGTGGCCAAGTGA